In Arthrobacter sp. CDRTa11, one DNA window encodes the following:
- a CDS encoding MoaF C-terminal domain-containing protein, with protein sequence MTSAHIQDYIPEDQWPPVSAMLEGFGDQTLPASPALAGTTLSLPGEDGSQAEYVFDDESSLAWTVSRAGDTTSGTAGYKAIEARPGIFIIDFIRGEGSAAENVTIIADRTTGATTTGVSRFVTVDGRTRSTTDFSQANTEGSSVRHQRSTALVGKRIYYRYSDIETYEHIYLNPGTFTWNCIRGGEAGLADTDRCMTWEVAEDLFIFFWTEKVMCVEAVLLVDLREQRSIGRMFGWDDPAAEPVILPFNSRLSVLNTTEYPQDFQKH encoded by the coding sequence ATGACTTCAGCTCACATCCAGGACTACATCCCCGAAGATCAGTGGCCCCCTGTCTCGGCCATGCTTGAAGGTTTCGGCGATCAGACCCTGCCCGCCTCCCCCGCCCTGGCCGGCACCACACTGAGCCTCCCGGGCGAGGACGGCTCCCAGGCCGAGTACGTTTTTGACGATGAGTCTTCGCTGGCGTGGACCGTTAGCCGCGCTGGGGACACGACCAGCGGAACGGCGGGCTACAAGGCGATCGAAGCCCGGCCCGGCATCTTCATCATTGACTTCATCCGGGGCGAAGGTTCCGCCGCAGAAAACGTCACCATCATCGCCGACCGCACCACGGGGGCCACAACAACCGGCGTTTCCCGCTTTGTCACTGTGGATGGCAGGACGCGGAGCACCACCGATTTCAGCCAGGCCAACACCGAGGGGTCCTCCGTACGCCACCAGCGCTCCACGGCTCTAGTTGGCAAGCGGATCTACTACCGCTACAGCGATATCGAAACGTACGAACACATCTACCTGAACCCGGGCACCTTCACCTGGAACTGCATCCGCGGCGGCGAGGCAGGGCTGGCGGACACCGACCGCTGCATGACCTGGGAAGTAGCAGAGGACCTCTTCATCTTCTTCTGGACCGAAAAGGTCATGTGCGTCGAAGCCGTGCTGCTGGTGGACCTGCGCGAGCAGCGCTCCATCGGCCGGATGTTCGGGTGGGACGATCCTGCAGCCGAACCTGTCATCCTGCCCTTCAACTCCCGGCTCAGCGTCCTGAACACCACCGAATATCCGCAGGACTTCCAGAAGCACTAA
- a CDS encoding aldehyde dehydrogenase family protein, with amino-acid sequence MKTYESLLDEVTAVSGRTRTILDPATGEIVGEAPIHDLGYLEQTVAGAQAAQPAWAALGHEARSAALLKAADAVERSAEELAHILSREQGKPLNGPNARFEVGACAAWLRAAATIRLEPEMVVDDGETRAELNYKPIGVVAAIGPWNWPMMIAIWQIAPALRMGNAVVVKPSGNTPLSVLALVKVLNEELPEDILSVVSCGREVGARLTDHPAIGKIMFTGSTAAGRAIIKSSADTVKRLTLELGGNDAGIVLPDADPKAIAEDLFWGAFINTGQTCAALKRLYVHEDIYDAVCEELTTVAKAMPMGHGLDENNVLGPLQNKAQYDVVANLVQAAKDSGARVLLGGNPDTSQPGYFYPTTLVADIDNDNPLVAEEQFGPALPIIRYSTVDEAVEMANGLDVGLGASVWSSDLAAAREVAGRIQAGTVWINKHGAVDPRIPFGGAKQSGYGLEFGVEGLKALGIPQVING; translated from the coding sequence ATGAAAACGTACGAATCATTGCTTGACGAGGTCACCGCCGTCTCCGGCAGGACCCGCACCATCCTTGACCCTGCCACCGGTGAGATCGTCGGTGAGGCGCCCATTCATGACCTTGGGTACCTTGAGCAGACAGTCGCCGGTGCGCAGGCTGCCCAGCCGGCGTGGGCAGCACTGGGCCACGAGGCCCGGTCCGCCGCGCTCCTCAAGGCGGCCGACGCCGTCGAACGCTCCGCCGAGGAGCTCGCCCACATTCTCTCCCGCGAGCAGGGCAAACCACTGAACGGCCCGAACGCCCGCTTCGAGGTGGGTGCCTGCGCGGCATGGTTGCGCGCCGCGGCCACCATTCGCCTGGAACCTGAAATGGTTGTGGACGACGGCGAGACCCGGGCCGAGCTGAACTACAAGCCCATCGGCGTCGTTGCCGCCATCGGCCCGTGGAACTGGCCCATGATGATCGCCATCTGGCAGATCGCCCCCGCCCTGCGCATGGGCAACGCCGTCGTCGTCAAGCCCTCCGGCAACACCCCGCTCTCCGTCCTGGCGCTGGTGAAAGTCCTGAACGAGGAACTTCCCGAGGACATCCTGTCGGTCGTTTCCTGCGGCCGCGAGGTGGGCGCACGCCTGACCGACCACCCCGCGATCGGCAAGATCATGTTCACCGGCTCCACCGCCGCCGGCCGCGCCATCATCAAATCATCCGCGGACACCGTCAAGCGGCTCACCCTGGAGCTCGGCGGGAACGACGCCGGCATCGTCCTGCCCGACGCCGACCCCAAGGCCATCGCCGAAGACCTGTTTTGGGGCGCCTTCATCAACACCGGCCAAACCTGTGCCGCGCTGAAGCGCCTCTACGTCCACGAGGACATCTACGACGCCGTCTGCGAGGAACTCACCACCGTGGCCAAAGCCATGCCCATGGGCCACGGCCTGGATGAGAACAACGTCCTGGGCCCGCTGCAGAACAAGGCACAGTACGACGTCGTTGCGAACCTGGTGCAGGCAGCGAAGGACTCCGGCGCCCGTGTGCTGCTGGGCGGAAACCCGGATACCAGCCAGCCCGGCTACTTCTACCCCACCACCCTGGTGGCGGACATCGACAACGATAACCCGCTGGTCGCCGAGGAACAGTTCGGCCCCGCGCTGCCCATCATCCGCTACAGCACCGTTGACGAAGCAGTGGAAATGGCCAACGGGCTCGACGTCGGCCTCGGTGCCTCCGTCTGGTCCTCCGACCTCGCCGCCGCCCGCGAAGTCGCCGGCCGCATCCAGGCCGGCACGGTGTGGATCAATAAACACGGCGCCGTGGACCCCCGCATCCCCTTCGGCGGCGCCAAACAGTCCGGCTACGGCCTCGAGTTCGGCGTCGAAGGCCTCAAAGCCCTCGGCATCCCCCAGGTCATCAACGGCTGA
- a CDS encoding cation:proton antiporter has translation MPEVPLMPGLSTSLILIAMLAIAAPLASRSLDRVVKVPIVVFEIVLGILLGPSLLGWIQPTEFVDTLAQFGLAMLFFVAGNEIDFGVIRGRPAARASAGWVISLAAGIGAGFVLAPGPEAAVIIGVALCSTALGALLPILRDAGESKSPMGIAVTALGAAGEFGPLIAISLFFSGRELGPATAVLLGFVVLTGLAIYLASRARHTLLHSQVTRTLHTSGQFAVRSIMFILTALVVLSMVLGLDMLLGAFAAGVLWKVAIARAPEHDRHVIEMKIDAIAFGFLVPIFFIDTGIDFDLRALTASPAALALVPVFLILLLITRGLPSLLAAPPKSSPAGKGAIMLFGATGLPIIVAVTAIGRNEGLISSGISSALVGAGMLSVLLFPLLALRQLQRTPSGRQGRSKKSRRRQDQANVTGEAPH, from the coding sequence GTGCCGGAGGTACCGCTGATGCCTGGCCTGTCCACGTCATTGATTCTGATCGCTATGCTGGCCATCGCAGCGCCACTGGCCAGCCGTTCCCTTGATCGTGTGGTCAAGGTTCCGATTGTGGTGTTCGAGATTGTCCTCGGAATCCTGCTGGGTCCCAGCCTGTTGGGGTGGATCCAACCCACCGAGTTCGTGGACACGTTGGCCCAGTTCGGGCTGGCCATGCTCTTCTTCGTTGCCGGCAATGAGATTGATTTCGGCGTGATCCGCGGACGCCCGGCCGCCCGTGCGTCTGCCGGCTGGGTCATCTCCTTGGCGGCGGGTATTGGCGCCGGCTTCGTCCTCGCCCCGGGTCCGGAGGCTGCCGTGATTATCGGCGTCGCTCTGTGCTCCACAGCCCTGGGCGCGCTGCTGCCCATCCTGCGGGACGCGGGCGAATCAAAATCCCCGATGGGTATCGCGGTCACCGCGTTGGGTGCGGCCGGGGAGTTTGGTCCGCTGATTGCGATCTCCCTGTTCTTCAGTGGCAGGGAACTGGGGCCGGCAACAGCAGTACTCCTCGGGTTTGTTGTCCTGACCGGCCTGGCGATTTACCTCGCCTCGCGGGCCCGGCACACACTGCTCCACTCGCAGGTAACCAGGACCCTGCACACCAGCGGCCAGTTCGCCGTCCGGTCCATCATGTTCATCCTCACGGCCCTGGTGGTGCTGAGCATGGTTCTGGGACTGGACATGCTGCTGGGTGCCTTCGCCGCCGGAGTCCTCTGGAAGGTTGCGATCGCGCGTGCTCCGGAACACGACCGGCATGTCATCGAGATGAAAATTGATGCGATCGCCTTCGGGTTCCTGGTGCCGATCTTCTTCATTGACACCGGCATAGACTTTGACCTGCGCGCGCTCACCGCCAGCCCGGCCGCTCTGGCGCTGGTCCCCGTGTTTCTGATCCTCCTCCTCATCACCCGCGGCCTGCCGTCATTGCTGGCCGCTCCTCCAAAGTCGAGCCCCGCCGGCAAGGGGGCCATCATGCTGTTCGGGGCAACGGGATTGCCGATTATTGTGGCGGTGACAGCCATTGGCCGGAACGAGGGGCTGATCTCAAGTGGAATCTCCTCGGCACTTGTGGGCGCAGGGATGCTCTCGGTACTCCTGTTTCCGCTGCTTGCACTTCGCCAGCTTCAGCGAACGCCGTCGGGACGCCAGGGCCGCAGCAAAAAATCCCGCAGGAGACAGGACCAGGCCAACGTCACTGGTGAGGCACCGCATTAG
- a CDS encoding LacI family DNA-binding transcriptional regulator → MTDLNYTPNALAQGLAGKRTGIIALIFPIGEVGFNLTDFEYIQAASEQARSEGYHLLLWPYSANDVQELRRVVSQGIVEGVVLMEVRTVDERVSFLLDAHLPFTTIGRTGGFQSQPFVDADFEAAGNMALEYVLGLGHTDLAYLTRSQEELDAGHGPVVRMQDAVLAAAEARGVRLPVFTVSPTFNDGWNAFEKIREKSPRMTALLTFNEPAVPGFVAAAAEHGVRIPRDMSVVGLNSSDEGSRTSHPNLTSFSPNHRDVAKLAVNYLIRRLQGEDPAAFQKLLKPELTDRGSAGRAPAPSGSSPIT, encoded by the coding sequence ATGACGGATCTTAACTACACTCCAAATGCCCTGGCGCAGGGGTTGGCCGGTAAACGCACGGGAATCATTGCCTTGATCTTTCCGATCGGCGAGGTTGGTTTCAACCTTACCGATTTCGAGTACATCCAAGCTGCTTCCGAGCAGGCCCGCAGCGAAGGCTATCACCTGCTGCTGTGGCCCTACAGCGCGAATGACGTCCAGGAACTGCGGAGGGTCGTCAGCCAGGGCATCGTGGAGGGCGTGGTGCTGATGGAGGTGCGAACCGTGGACGAGCGGGTGTCGTTCCTTCTGGACGCGCACCTTCCCTTCACCACGATCGGTCGTACAGGAGGCTTCCAGTCACAACCATTCGTTGATGCGGACTTTGAAGCCGCCGGCAACATGGCTCTTGAGTATGTCCTTGGACTTGGACATACGGACTTGGCGTATCTGACGAGGTCACAGGAAGAACTGGATGCCGGTCACGGACCTGTCGTGAGAATGCAGGATGCTGTCCTGGCGGCGGCCGAGGCAAGGGGCGTCCGGCTGCCCGTCTTCACCGTATCTCCGACATTTAATGACGGCTGGAACGCGTTCGAGAAGATCCGGGAAAAATCACCCCGGATGACTGCTCTGTTGACGTTCAATGAGCCTGCCGTTCCGGGCTTCGTAGCTGCAGCTGCTGAGCATGGCGTCCGCATCCCGCGGGACATGTCGGTGGTAGGCCTGAACAGCAGCGATGAAGGATCCCGGACGAGCCATCCCAATTTGACCAGTTTCTCTCCGAACCACCGCGACGTCGCCAAGCTGGCGGTCAATTATCTGATCCGACGCCTCCAAGGTGAGGATCCGGCAGCATTCCAGAAGCTCTTAAAGCCTGAATTGACTGACAGGGGCAGCGCCGGCAGGGCGCCCGCTCCATCCGGTTCGTCCCCCATCACCTGA
- a CDS encoding MFS transporter produces the protein MSSAKQSSMQQPAVVGRKPLMNMRQILLMNAGFFGIQYSFGMQQTAINPVYEFLGANPHDLPILNLAGPITGLLIQPLIGALSDRTWSPRWGRRKPFFLIGAIGCALCLFLFPFVTAVWMAVMLLWILDASNNTAMEPYRAFIADKLPPSQLGKGFLAQAFFTGLGITLANISLFVFQQFIEGATEAGIPYWVVGSFMLGAVCSIGTVLVSVLTTPEIPPSKEELAALRAKKGGLGAAVKEIGEAIRDMPTQLRKLAVVYLFQWYGMVCYWQFVALSVAQSVFPGTQEGKEDAVAWTGLVNGWYNIVTFSVAFALVAFARRRGAKVVHCVCLLLAAVGLTIFPFIDNKFLLFIPIIGLGIAWASIMGVPYIMAVRMIPSTQYGVYMGIINMMIVVPMLIQSVTFGWIYEHLLGANPNYAIVFAGVLLGLAALTMLWIKEPRIISDVDDVTHTPISAH, from the coding sequence ATGAGTTCGGCGAAGCAGTCCAGCATGCAGCAACCGGCGGTCGTGGGACGGAAGCCGCTGATGAACATGCGGCAGATCCTGCTGATGAATGCCGGGTTCTTCGGAATCCAGTACAGCTTCGGGATGCAGCAGACCGCGATCAACCCGGTTTACGAGTTCCTCGGCGCCAATCCCCATGACCTGCCCATCCTCAACCTCGCCGGTCCGATCACCGGACTACTTATCCAGCCCCTCATTGGTGCCCTGTCGGACCGTACGTGGAGTCCTCGATGGGGCCGCCGCAAGCCGTTCTTCCTCATCGGGGCCATCGGCTGCGCTCTCTGCCTGTTCCTGTTCCCCTTCGTCACCGCGGTCTGGATGGCGGTGATGTTGCTCTGGATCCTGGACGCCAGTAACAACACCGCCATGGAGCCCTACCGCGCTTTCATCGCCGACAAACTGCCCCCCTCCCAGCTCGGTAAGGGCTTCCTCGCCCAGGCGTTCTTCACCGGCCTCGGCATCACACTGGCCAACATCTCCCTGTTCGTCTTCCAGCAGTTCATCGAGGGGGCCACCGAAGCCGGCATCCCGTACTGGGTGGTCGGCTCATTCATGCTTGGTGCCGTCTGCTCGATCGGCACCGTGCTCGTCTCGGTCCTGACCACGCCCGAGATCCCGCCGTCCAAGGAGGAGCTCGCGGCACTGCGTGCCAAGAAGGGCGGCCTGGGTGCCGCGGTGAAGGAGATCGGCGAGGCGATCCGCGATATGCCGACCCAGCTGCGCAAGCTGGCAGTCGTTTACCTGTTCCAGTGGTACGGGATGGTCTGCTACTGGCAATTCGTGGCTCTCTCTGTCGCCCAGTCAGTGTTCCCAGGCACCCAGGAAGGCAAGGAGGACGCTGTCGCCTGGACCGGCCTGGTCAACGGCTGGTACAACATCGTCACTTTTAGCGTCGCCTTCGCGCTGGTCGCCTTCGCGCGGCGTCGCGGCGCGAAGGTGGTCCACTGCGTGTGCCTGCTGCTGGCCGCCGTCGGGCTGACGATCTTCCCGTTCATCGATAACAAGTTCCTGCTCTTCATCCCGATCATCGGCCTCGGGATCGCCTGGGCCTCGATTATGGGCGTGCCCTACATCATGGCCGTCCGGATGATCCCTTCAACCCAGTACGGCGTCTACATGGGCATCATCAACATGATGATCGTGGTGCCGATGCTGATCCAGTCGGTGACGTTCGGCTGGATCTACGAGCATCTGTTGGGAGCCAACCCCAACTACGCGATCGTATTCGCCGGTGTGCTCCTGGGTTTGGCCGCGCTCACCATGCTGTGGATCAAGGAACCGCGGATCATTAGCGACGTCGACGACGTCACCCACACGCCGATTTCCGCGCACTGA
- a CDS encoding universal stress protein, with the protein MTTMKDYRTIVVGTDGSGLAGPVVARAAWLAVRDDADLVIVCAYARASRRAEAMNVHTLGGDPRSGQVLGREAASLAVETAMATAREEGATVSATLLVDGEPATALMATAQERSADLIVLGAIHDRSLADRLLGTVATEVTKRATCDVLVVRPTDDEGDLEVPEDTPQR; encoded by the coding sequence ATGACAACTATGAAGGACTACCGCACGATCGTCGTCGGGACGGACGGATCCGGGCTCGCCGGACCTGTCGTCGCACGAGCCGCCTGGCTCGCAGTGCGGGACGACGCCGACCTCGTCATCGTCTGCGCATACGCCCGTGCTTCCCGACGGGCAGAAGCCATGAACGTCCACACTCTCGGCGGTGACCCACGCAGCGGTCAAGTGCTCGGCCGCGAGGCAGCCTCCCTTGCTGTAGAGACCGCCATGGCCACAGCCAGGGAGGAGGGGGCGACGGTCTCCGCCACTCTCCTCGTCGACGGTGAGCCAGCCACCGCGCTGATGGCCACCGCTCAAGAGCGATCCGCGGACCTCATCGTCCTCGGGGCCATCCATGACCGCTCGCTCGCAGACCGGCTGCTCGGGACAGTAGCAACCGAGGTAACCAAGCGGGCGACCTGCGACGTGCTGGTCGTCCGCCCGACCGATGACGAAGGCGACCTCGAGGTCCCCGAGGACACACCGCAGCGCTGA
- a CDS encoding PAS domain-containing protein: protein MTMSHETALAELAEHFKPVFEQSPDGVYLWLNEQHKVCNQRLAAMFGYDVREWKEADDFADTFIANESRSLYVWHYQHQVGGLQYPVSFRFRGKRKDGSTFDAETDMIPLTYAGHVVAYHFVRQIGA, encoded by the coding sequence ATGACCATGTCGCATGAGACCGCACTAGCGGAGCTGGCCGAGCATTTCAAGCCGGTCTTCGAGCAAAGCCCTGACGGCGTTTACCTCTGGTTAAACGAACAGCACAAGGTCTGCAACCAGCGGTTGGCCGCCATGTTCGGGTACGACGTCCGCGAGTGGAAGGAGGCCGACGACTTCGCCGACACGTTCATCGCGAATGAGAGTCGGTCATTGTACGTCTGGCACTACCAGCACCAAGTCGGCGGCCTGCAGTATCCGGTGTCCTTCCGCTTCCGCGGCAAGCGCAAGGACGGGTCAACTTTCGACGCGGAGACGGACATGATTCCGCTGACGTACGCCGGGCATGTCGTGGCCTACCACTTCGTCCGCCAGATCGGCGCCTAG
- a CDS encoding four-helix bundle copper-binding protein, giving the protein MTHGTTHKLLDAYPKDLGDIDQHKLAECIAACYACSQACTACADACLSEDMVAELTKCIRTDLDCADICTTTGNILSRHTGYDANITRAMLQACATVCKGCGDECQHHAGRHEHCRICAEACERCEQACNELLTSLG; this is encoded by the coding sequence ATGACCCACGGGACCACCCACAAACTGCTCGACGCCTACCCCAAAGACCTTGGCGACATTGATCAGCACAAACTGGCCGAATGCATCGCCGCCTGTTACGCCTGTTCACAGGCCTGTACTGCCTGCGCAGATGCATGCCTTAGCGAGGACATGGTGGCCGAGCTGACCAAATGCATACGCACAGATCTGGACTGCGCGGACATCTGCACCACAACAGGAAACATCCTCTCCCGCCACACCGGCTACGACGCCAACATCACCCGGGCCATGCTCCAGGCCTGCGCCACCGTATGCAAGGGATGCGGCGATGAATGCCAACACCACGCGGGCAGGCATGAGCATTGCCGGATCTGCGCCGAGGCGTGCGAGCGCTGCGAGCAAGCCTGCAACGAACTCCTAACTTCCCTGGGCTGA
- a CDS encoding YybH family protein: MSGSDLDLVVEQYHRALDAIVRGDSGLQKKMFSGREDVSLANPIGPPVRGRSAVEQAMDRAVSQLREGEPTTFERISEYIGTDLAYIVEIERAQAKVGGSDELSRISLRVTTIFRLEDGHWKVIHRHADPITSPRPIESIIQG; encoded by the coding sequence ATGTCGGGGTCCGATCTCGATCTTGTGGTGGAACAGTATCATCGAGCGCTCGACGCTATCGTGCGGGGAGACTCGGGGCTGCAGAAGAAGATGTTTTCGGGGCGGGAGGATGTCTCGCTAGCCAATCCCATCGGCCCGCCGGTTCGGGGCCGGAGCGCAGTTGAGCAGGCGATGGATCGGGCGGTTTCTCAACTGAGGGAAGGCGAGCCCACGACCTTCGAACGAATCTCGGAGTATATCGGGACGGACCTCGCATACATTGTCGAAATTGAACGGGCTCAGGCCAAGGTCGGCGGATCCGATGAACTATCCCGGATCTCTCTTCGAGTGACGACGATTTTCCGACTGGAAGACGGTCATTGGAAGGTTATCCATCGTCATGCAGATCCGATCACATCGCCGCGGCCGATCGAGTCCATCATCCAGGGTTAG
- a CDS encoding GNAT family N-acetyltransferase — protein sequence MTITFEWRGAAENEEIGRLHAEGFDHAYDPTDWTGLLSRHSLGWVTARDHEGLVGFVNVIWDGQAHAFIEDTLVADRARRQGVGKRLIAVATEEAKGAGCEWLHVDFDDHLKSFYYDACGFSPTSAGLIQLR from the coding sequence ATGACGATCACTTTTGAATGGCGCGGTGCGGCGGAAAACGAAGAGATCGGTCGGCTGCACGCGGAAGGCTTTGATCATGCCTACGATCCAACCGACTGGACTGGCCTGCTCTCGCGGCACAGCCTGGGCTGGGTCACCGCGCGCGATCATGAGGGCCTCGTCGGCTTCGTCAACGTGATCTGGGACGGTCAGGCACACGCTTTTATCGAAGACACGTTGGTTGCTGATCGTGCCCGTCGGCAAGGCGTCGGGAAACGGCTCATTGCCGTGGCAACGGAGGAAGCCAAGGGAGCAGGATGTGAATGGCTCCACGTTGACTTCGACGATCACCTGAAGAGTTTCTATTACGACGCCTGCGGCTTCAGTCCCACGAGTGCCGGACTTATCCAGCTCCGATAG
- a CDS encoding adenylyl-sulfate kinase produces the protein MNAGSEVLFLGGRSGVGKSSVAFELHTQLAALNIKHCVIEGDNLDLAFPHPWEHHLAEKYLAAIWANYRALGYRRMIYTNTVSVRFTEELAAAMGDGPKVTAVLLTATDETASARLRIREQGSDLQAHLERSNDAAGELERLTPDWVHRRPTDNRSVQDIAAGILPLTGWITDGAG, from the coding sequence ATGAACGCGGGGAGTGAAGTTCTTTTCCTTGGCGGCCGGTCCGGCGTGGGGAAGAGCTCTGTGGCGTTTGAACTCCATACCCAGCTCGCCGCCCTGAACATCAAGCACTGTGTCATCGAAGGGGACAACCTGGACCTTGCCTTCCCACACCCGTGGGAGCACCACCTGGCCGAGAAATACCTGGCTGCGATTTGGGCAAACTACCGGGCACTTGGCTACCGGCGGATGATCTACACCAATACCGTCAGCGTCAGATTCACCGAGGAGCTGGCGGCCGCCATGGGGGATGGTCCCAAAGTCACTGCTGTTCTGCTCACCGCCACGGACGAGACAGCGTCGGCGCGCTTGCGCATCCGCGAACAGGGAAGTGACCTGCAGGCGCATCTTGAGCGCAGCAACGATGCCGCCGGGGAACTTGAGCGCCTCACACCAGACTGGGTCCATCGGCGACCCACAGACAACCGTAGCGTCCAGGACATTGCCGCTGGCATTCTGCCGCTCACGGGATGGATTACGGACGGGGCTGGGTAA
- a CDS encoding LysE family translocator — MTAVLSFGLVAGLLTLVPGLDTALVLRSSISKSRRVAFATALGINTGALIWGAAAAVGVSALLAASELAYRVLTLAGAAYMVWLGASLLWKSLRKTNKPATQANEAAALISGKNELFKGWLTGTGTNLLNPKVGVFYIATIPQFIPAGASPLLMGVLLAGVHCLLAMVWFTLLIFGTGYAARWLKGARSVRFIDSITGTVLVGFGLKLALEPAH; from the coding sequence ATGACAGCTGTTCTTTCCTTCGGGCTGGTTGCCGGGCTTCTGACGTTGGTCCCCGGCCTGGACACCGCGCTGGTGCTCCGGTCATCCATTTCCAAGTCACGCCGCGTCGCGTTCGCCACAGCGTTGGGTATCAACACCGGTGCCCTGATCTGGGGAGCAGCTGCCGCCGTCGGCGTATCCGCACTGCTGGCCGCCTCGGAGCTGGCCTACCGCGTGCTGACACTCGCCGGAGCGGCCTACATGGTTTGGTTGGGGGCGTCCCTCCTGTGGAAGAGCCTGCGAAAAACGAATAAGCCTGCCACCCAGGCAAATGAAGCGGCTGCGCTCATCTCCGGGAAAAACGAGCTGTTCAAAGGCTGGCTTACCGGCACCGGAACCAACCTGCTCAATCCCAAGGTGGGCGTCTTCTACATCGCCACCATTCCCCAGTTCATCCCCGCAGGTGCCTCGCCGCTGTTGATGGGCGTTCTGCTCGCCGGCGTTCACTGCCTGCTGGCCATGGTCTGGTTTACCCTGCTGATCTTCGGCACAGGCTATGCCGCCCGCTGGCTCAAGGGTGCCCGAAGCGTCCGCTTCATCGACAGCATCACCGGAACCGTACTTGTGGGCTTCGGACTGAAACTGGCACTGGAACCCGCCCACTAG
- a CDS encoding ABC transporter permease subunit has product MDGATPFTAFRRVILPLAVPGLATTAILMFISVWNEFLLAVTLTTSPEARPVPVERHKTCPDTTPRTGNTP; this is encoded by the coding sequence ATGGACGGGGCCACGCCGTTCACCGCCTTCCGCAGGGTCATTCTGCCGCTGGCGGTTCCGGGCCTTGCCACAACGGCGATCCTGATGTTTATCTCGGTTTGGAACGAATTCCTGCTTGCCGTCACCCTGACCACGTCCCCGGAGGCCCGCCCTGTCCCGGTAGAACGTCACAAAACTTGTCCAGATACAACACCAAGAACAGGAAATACTCCGTGA